One genomic window of Novosphingobium aureum includes the following:
- a CDS encoding aromatic ring-hydroxylating oxygenase subunit alpha, with translation MDMPTGGAGYGDLVQDDRVHTALYKDPAIFDEEMERIFKNTWVWVAHASEVPRKNTFRKSYVGKQPVIVTRDKEEKVHVLLNRCRHRAATVCEKKAGKTSVFVCPYHGWSYNLDGKLRSVPHQAVYGEGFDKDEFPLVSLRTEEYNGMIFATFRDDIEPLEEFLGAARKWIDLFMKQGAGYPVKTLGEHQFRFPGNWKIQLENTTDAYHFPIVHKTFLDSLDAETENVFDVLGQGGWVEDLGNGHSLMVMIPDLVDLEENLDAPIPERFAELAEELRAEGHSDHEVRRIVRAVGGGGFNLNLFPNVACSMAFFRVLRPVSVDETEIRHIAIGMDGGPEAGNRMRMRLHEHFQGPMGFGSPDDAEGWERVQRGSSAGDDLWILVNRGKEPLVGHAAGSNVTDVSAETGMRAAYQQWKRMMSA, from the coding sequence ATGGATATGCCGACAGGTGGCGCCGGCTATGGCGATCTCGTGCAGGACGATCGCGTCCACACCGCGCTCTACAAGGACCCGGCCATCTTTGACGAGGAGATGGAGCGGATCTTCAAGAACACCTGGGTCTGGGTGGCACACGCCAGCGAAGTGCCGCGCAAGAACACCTTCCGCAAATCCTACGTGGGCAAGCAGCCGGTGATCGTCACGCGCGACAAGGAAGAGAAGGTCCATGTCCTGCTCAACCGTTGCCGCCACCGCGCCGCGACCGTGTGCGAGAAGAAGGCAGGCAAGACTTCGGTCTTCGTGTGCCCCTATCATGGCTGGAGCTACAACCTCGACGGCAAGCTGCGCTCGGTGCCGCACCAGGCGGTCTATGGCGAAGGTTTCGACAAGGATGAGTTCCCGCTCGTCTCGCTGCGCACCGAGGAATACAACGGCATGATCTTCGCGACGTTCCGCGATGACATCGAGCCGCTGGAGGAGTTCCTGGGCGCGGCCAGGAAGTGGATCGACCTGTTCATGAAGCAGGGCGCGGGCTACCCGGTCAAGACGCTGGGCGAGCACCAGTTCCGCTTCCCGGGCAACTGGAAGATCCAGCTCGAGAATACCACCGACGCCTATCACTTCCCGATCGTGCACAAGACGTTCCTCGACAGCCTCGATGCCGAGACGGAGAACGTGTTCGACGTGCTCGGGCAGGGCGGGTGGGTCGAGGACCTGGGCAATGGCCATTCGCTCATGGTGATGATCCCCGATCTCGTCGATCTCGAGGAGAACCTCGATGCGCCGATCCCGGAACGCTTCGCCGAACTGGCCGAGGAACTGCGCGCTGAAGGGCATTCCGATCACGAGGTGCGCCGCATCGTGCGGGCCGTGGGCGGGGGCGGTTTCAACCTCAACCTGTTCCCCAATGTGGCCTGTTCGATGGCCTTCTTCCGCGTGCTGCGCCCGGTCAGCGTCGACGAGACCGAAATCCGCCACATCGCCATCGGCATGGACGGAGGGCCCGAGGCGGGCAACCGCATGCGCATGCGTCTTCACGAGCACTTCCAGGGGCCGATGGGCTTCGGTTCGCCTGACGATGCGGAAGGCTGGGAACGTGTCCAGCGCGGCTCGTCGGCAGGTGACGACCTTTGGATTCTCGTCAATCGCGGCAAGGAGCCGCTCGTCGGCCATGCCGCAGGCAGCAACGTGACCGACGTCAGCGCCGAGACTGGAATGCGCGCGGCCTATCAGCAGTGGAAGAGGATGATGTCGGCATGA
- a CDS encoding aromatic-ring-hydroxylating dioxygenase subunit beta, whose protein sequence is MSTSEMTREDVAAITLDEATTFIWREAEILDRQDYKAWLPLFTPDGLYVIPIERDTGDRAGELNIAYDDAEMRAMRVKRLKSGFSISSAPSARTVRTTSRFVIEQGKDNSAIVRCAQMLVEYKFERTRVVGADVTYRLVRGPEGLRMARKEVLLLNSDDPLWGVGYLF, encoded by the coding sequence ATGAGCACGAGCGAAATGACCCGCGAGGATGTCGCAGCGATCACGCTGGACGAGGCCACGACCTTCATCTGGCGCGAGGCTGAAATTCTCGATCGGCAGGACTACAAGGCCTGGCTTCCCCTGTTCACGCCCGATGGCCTCTACGTCATTCCGATCGAGCGCGACACCGGGGACAGGGCGGGGGAACTGAATATCGCCTACGACGATGCAGAGATGCGGGCGATGCGTGTGAAGCGGCTCAAGAGCGGTTTCTCGATCTCGTCTGCTCCTTCGGCACGTACGGTGCGCACCACCTCGCGTTTCGTGATCGAGCAGGGCAAGGATAACAGCGCGATCGTGCGCTGTGCGCAGATGCTGGTCGAGTACAAGTTCGAGCGTACCCGGGTGGTCGGCGCCGACGTGACCTATCGCCTCGTGCGCGGCCCCGAAGGACTGCGCATGGCGCGCAAGGAAGTGCTGCTGCTCAACTCCGACGATCCGCTCTGGGGCGTCGGCTACCTGTTCTGA
- a CDS encoding flagellin, translating into MAFSVNTNTGAMAALQSLSATNKSMDVTQSRITTGLSVSSTKDDSAKFTVAQTLRGDMGGLNAVTSSLNNAKSVVDVAVSGVEQISDLVNDMKSKAYEVASETDQGSRDAIIKDYDNLKKQIDSIISSSDFNGVNLLDASGGEVKSLQSLDVSVGSTLDVASIDLETELTTAGTGGGALDGATDLVDAATAGTAVTALDTLSDSLNDHLSTLGAASRQIEGQLEFNSSLTDVIETGIGNLVDADLAKESAKLQALQVQQQLGVQALSIANQAPQTILSLFR; encoded by the coding sequence ATGGCATTCTCCGTTAACACCAACACCGGCGCAATGGCTGCTCTCCAGTCGCTCAGCGCCACCAACAAGTCGATGGACGTCACCCAGAGCCGTATCACCACCGGTCTTTCGGTCAGCTCGACCAAGGACGATTCGGCCAAGTTCACCGTTGCGCAGACCCTGCGTGGCGACATGGGTGGCCTCAACGCCGTCACGTCCTCGCTCAACAACGCCAAGAGTGTTGTCGACGTCGCCGTGTCGGGTGTCGAACAGATCTCGGACCTGGTCAACGACATGAAGTCGAAGGCCTACGAGGTCGCCAGCGAAACCGATCAGGGTAGCCGCGATGCCATCATCAAGGACTACGACAACCTGAAGAAGCAGATCGACTCGATCATCAGCTCCTCGGACTTCAACGGCGTCAACCTGCTCGACGCAAGCGGTGGCGAGGTCAAGTCGCTGCAGTCGCTCGACGTGAGCGTCGGCAGCACGCTCGACGTTGCTTCGATCGACCTTGAGACGGAACTGACGACGGCCGGCACCGGCGGCGGCGCTCTCGACGGCGCTACCGATCTGGTCGACGCTGCTACCGCCGGTACCGCGGTGACCGCGCTCGACACCCTGTCGGACTCGCTCAACGACCACCTGAGCACCCTCGGTGCGGCTTCGCGCCAGATCGAAGGTCAGCTGGAATTCAACAGCTCGCTCACCGACGTCATCGAGACCGGCATCGGCAACCTCGTGGATGCGGACCTCGCGAAGGAATCGGCCAAGCTCCAGGCTCTCCAGGTGCAGCAGCAGCTGGGTGTCCAGGCTCTCTCGATCGCCAACCAGGCGCCGCAGACGATCCTTTCGCTCTTCCGTTAA
- the flgH gene encoding flagellar basal body L-ring protein FlgH, with protein MKSRHAALVPALLAATLLSGCGAVGRLKNVGKAPEMSAAEVPVAPRTEASLGNNLAATRAAQAQAAAGAGEDAPRGASLFRTGAGAFFHDQRASRIGDIVTIRINIADSATVDNSTTRTRNGSESGGIAALLGLESKIPSILPGNPDPANLVDTNSSSSSVGAGNTSRSEQINMTIAATVVDVLDNGNLLIRGRQEVRVNYELRELVVTGVIRPEDIARDNSIRHSQIADARISYGGRGQLTDAQQARWGQQIYDALFPF; from the coding sequence ATGAAATCGCGTCATGCAGCGCTCGTCCCCGCCCTCCTCGCAGCCACGCTGCTGTCGGGATGCGGCGCGGTGGGCCGGCTCAAGAACGTGGGCAAGGCCCCCGAGATGAGCGCCGCCGAAGTGCCGGTCGCCCCGCGCACCGAGGCATCGCTGGGCAACAACCTCGCCGCGACCCGCGCCGCACAGGCGCAGGCCGCTGCCGGGGCAGGCGAAGATGCGCCGCGCGGCGCCTCGCTGTTCCGCACCGGCGCGGGCGCCTTCTTCCACGACCAGCGCGCCTCGCGCATCGGCGACATCGTCACCATCCGCATCAACATCGCCGACAGCGCCACCGTCGACAACTCGACCACGCGCACGCGCAACGGCTCTGAAAGCGGCGGCATCGCCGCGCTGCTCGGCCTCGAGAGCAAGATTCCCTCGATCCTGCCGGGCAATCCCGATCCCGCCAACCTCGTCGACACCAATTCCTCGTCGAGCTCGGTCGGTGCGGGCAACACCTCTCGCTCGGAACAGATCAACATGACGATCGCCGCGACGGTGGTCGACGTGCTGGACAACGGCAACCTGCTGATCCGTGGCCGCCAGGAAGTACGCGTGAACTACGAGCTGCGCGAACTCGTCGTCACCGGCGTGATCCGCCCCGAGGACATCGCGCGCGACAATTCGATCCGCCACAGCCAGATCGCCGATGCGCGCATCAGCTACGGCGGGCGCGGCCAGCTCACCGACGCGCAGCAGGCGCGCTGGGGCCAGCAGATCTACGACGCGCTATTCCCGTTCTGA
- the flgA gene encoding flagellar basal body P-ring formation chaperone FlgA: MRRAALIPSLTGALLAAGLAVAPALAAPGDTAAVVVLSHPVERGTLLSASDLETAELPESAARRALTREDLLGMEATRNLRAGVALHMTDISAPRLVRRGEPVMLTVSSGAMTITAAGRALGDAGKGESVRVVNLATNRTLDGIASATGEVAIPVQ; the protein is encoded by the coding sequence ATGCGACGCGCTGCCCTCATCCCTTCGCTGACCGGCGCCCTCCTTGCCGCGGGGCTCGCGGTCGCGCCCGCGCTCGCGGCGCCGGGCGATACCGCTGCTGTCGTCGTGCTCTCCCATCCGGTAGAGCGCGGCACGCTGCTCTCGGCCTCCGACCTCGAGACCGCCGAGTTGCCCGAAAGCGCAGCGCGCCGCGCGCTCACGCGCGAGGACCTGCTCGGCATGGAGGCAACGCGCAACCTGCGCGCTGGCGTGGCGCTGCACATGACCGACATCAGCGCGCCGCGCCTCGTGCGCCGGGGCGAGCCGGTCATGCTCACCGTCTCGAGCGGAGCGATGACGATCACCGCCGCCGGGCGCGCGCTCGGCGATGCCGGCAAGGGCGAGAGCGTGCGCGTCGTCAACCTCGCCACCAACCGCACTCTCGACGGCATCGCGTCAGCGACCGGCGAGGTCGCGATCCCGGTCCAGTAG
- the flgG gene encoding flagellar basal-body rod protein FlgG, which produces MRSLSIASTGMLAQQTNVDVISNNIANMNTTGFKRQRAEFQDLLYQQASRPGAATSADGTRVPSGIQIGSGVRTGGIYRITEQGAMTNTGNTYDLAIDGPGYFQVTMPGGDTAYTRAGSFQLSDQGELVTSEGYLIQPGITVPEGALDVAISKTGEVQVKIAGQPQMQTVGQLELATFINEAGLEAIGSNLFLETDASGQPNVAAPGDPAFGTLSQGFVEASNVNPVSEITALITAQRAYEMNSRVLKTADEMLATSTQIS; this is translated from the coding sequence ATGCGCAGTCTTTCCATCGCCTCGACCGGCATGCTTGCCCAGCAGACCAACGTCGATGTCATCTCGAACAACATCGCCAACATGAACACCACCGGCTTCAAGCGCCAGCGTGCCGAGTTCCAGGACCTGCTCTACCAGCAGGCCTCGCGTCCGGGTGCGGCGACCAGCGCCGACGGCACCCGCGTGCCCTCGGGCATCCAGATCGGCTCGGGCGTGCGCACCGGCGGCATCTATCGCATCACCGAGCAGGGTGCGATGACCAACACCGGCAACACCTACGACCTTGCCATCGACGGTCCGGGCTACTTCCAGGTGACGATGCCCGGAGGCGACACCGCCTATACCCGCGCCGGTTCGTTCCAGCTCTCCGACCAGGGCGAACTGGTCACCTCCGAGGGCTACCTGATCCAGCCGGGCATCACCGTTCCCGAGGGCGCGCTCGACGTCGCCATCTCGAAGACCGGCGAAGTGCAGGTCAAGATCGCCGGCCAGCCGCAAATGCAGACCGTGGGCCAGCTCGAGCTCGCGACCTTCATCAACGAGGCCGGGCTCGAGGCGATCGGCTCGAACCTGTTCCTCGAGACCGACGCCTCGGGCCAGCCCAACGTCGCAGCGCCTGGCGATCCCGCCTTCGGTACCCTCAGCCAGGGTTTCGTCGAGGCATCGAACGTCAACCCGGTCTCGGAAATCACCGCGCTGATCACCGCGCAGCGCGCCTACGAGATGAACAGCCGCGTGCTCAAGACCGCCGACGAGATGCTGGCGACCTCGACGCAGATCAGCTGA
- a CDS encoding flagellar hook-basal body protein yields the protein MDVSSFVLLSHEQALRRQLDITANNMANTDTVGYKREGAVFHEYVENAEEAPLADARKTSFVLDYGTVHDTSQGAFQATGNPLDVMIEGPGYLNVENPAGGVAYTRAGFIKVLENGDLAISGGQRLLDANGQPINVPIEEIGKVTITADGAVMGEQGELGRIAVTGFADENMLEVRGDGLLTGTGGTPAGARLRTGGVEASNVEPIVETTHMVEILRSYQTSQRMSSDLAEMRRRAIDRLSRIG from the coding sequence ATGGACGTTTCCTCCTTCGTTCTGCTCAGCCACGAACAGGCGCTCCGGCGCCAGCTCGACATCACGGCCAACAACATGGCGAACACCGACACCGTCGGGTACAAGCGCGAGGGCGCGGTTTTCCATGAGTACGTCGAGAATGCCGAGGAGGCCCCGCTCGCCGACGCACGCAAGACCTCGTTCGTGCTCGACTACGGCACCGTCCACGACACCAGCCAGGGCGCCTTCCAGGCGACCGGCAATCCGCTCGACGTGATGATCGAGGGTCCCGGCTACCTCAACGTCGAGAACCCGGCAGGCGGCGTGGCCTATACCCGCGCAGGCTTCATCAAGGTGCTCGAGAACGGCGATCTCGCCATCTCGGGCGGTCAGCGCCTGCTCGACGCCAACGGCCAGCCGATCAACGTGCCCATAGAGGAAATCGGCAAGGTCACCATCACTGCCGATGGCGCGGTCATGGGCGAACAGGGCGAGCTGGGCCGGATCGCGGTAACCGGATTTGCCGACGAGAACATGCTCGAAGTGCGCGGCGATGGCCTCCTCACCGGTACCGGCGGAACGCCTGCGGGCGCGCGGCTGCGCACCGGCGGGGTCGAGGCCTCGAACGTCGAGCCGATCGTCGAGACCACGCACATGGTCGAGATCCTGCGCTCGTACCAGACCAGCCAGCGCATGTCCTCGGACCTTGCCGAGATGCGCCGGCGCGCCATCGACCGCCTCTCGCGGATCGGCTGA
- a CDS encoding flagellar basal body-associated FliL family protein translates to MTTEEIVDVPAVDVPAKKPWKRPAVLAGAAVVTLVCGGLGAFAYQRMASPSEGHEEVEAAKSSSYVEVPPLIVNLRGGSESRFLKLRFIAVAANDETADEVKAKLPVVLDALQPFLRELRPEDLDGSAAVYRIKEEMMRRTNDAIGPDKVTDILIQDLVQQ, encoded by the coding sequence GTGACTACCGAAGAGATCGTCGACGTACCCGCCGTCGATGTTCCTGCCAAAAAGCCTTGGAAACGGCCGGCTGTGCTGGCCGGTGCGGCCGTGGTGACGCTCGTCTGCGGCGGGCTGGGGGCCTTCGCATACCAGCGCATGGCATCCCCTTCGGAGGGGCACGAAGAGGTCGAGGCGGCAAAAAGTTCCTCCTATGTCGAGGTCCCGCCACTGATCGTGAACCTGCGTGGCGGATCGGAATCGCGCTTCCTCAAGCTGCGCTTCATCGCGGTGGCCGCCAACGACGAGACCGCCGACGAGGTCAAGGCCAAGCTGCCCGTCGTGCTCGACGCGCTGCAGCCGTTCCTGCGTGAACTGCGCCCCGAGGATCTCGACGGCTCGGCGGCGGTCTACCGGATAAAGGAGGAGATGATGCGCCGTACCAACGATGCCATCGGCCCCGACAAGGTGACCGACATCCTGATCCAGGACCTGGTGCAGCAATGA
- the fliM gene encoding flagellar motor switch protein FliM, translated as MSENLNMRGVDNASGHAVGESEDEETPFAIDPRYADEARAGASLAHRESGAVRSAVDEARRTGIKAVIESNVVTNERLPMLEVICERVVRAIATSMRNLTSDALDVTFEEITSPRFGDYMNQVELPAMFGVFRIAEWENYGLITVDSNLIYSVVDALLGGRKGARPERLETRAFTNIETILISKMAQLILDDFRDALEVIQPVSIQVDRMETSPRFAAIASPTNIAAVATFRVDMEGRGGRFSIMLPYATIEPVREKLLERFMGEKFGRDRIWAEHMANELFNTEVTLDVVLGEKAMSVRDLMNLEVGQTIALGTSPENSLQVQCAGVPLGRAHIGQRSNNIAISLSTEIAKGYPK; from the coding sequence ATGAGCGAGAACCTCAACATGCGCGGCGTCGACAATGCGAGCGGCCACGCCGTCGGCGAAAGCGAAGACGAGGAAACCCCCTTCGCCATCGACCCGCGCTATGCCGACGAAGCTCGCGCTGGCGCAAGTCTCGCCCATCGCGAAAGCGGTGCGGTACGCTCCGCGGTCGATGAAGCGCGACGTACCGGCATCAAGGCGGTGATCGAATCCAACGTCGTCACCAACGAGCGCCTGCCGATGCTCGAGGTAATCTGCGAGCGAGTGGTGCGCGCGATCGCGACCAGCATGCGCAACCTCACGTCCGACGCGCTCGACGTGACTTTCGAGGAGATCACCTCGCCGCGCTTCGGCGACTACATGAACCAGGTCGAACTGCCTGCGATGTTCGGCGTGTTCCGGATCGCCGAATGGGAGAACTACGGTCTCATCACCGTGGATTCGAACCTGATCTATTCGGTCGTCGACGCGCTGCTCGGCGGGCGCAAGGGCGCGCGGCCCGAGCGGCTAGAGACGCGTGCCTTCACCAATATCGAGACGATCCTGATCTCGAAGATGGCCCAGCTCATCCTCGACGATTTCCGCGATGCGCTCGAGGTCATCCAGCCGGTTTCGATCCAGGTCGACCGGATGGAGACCAGTCCGCGCTTCGCCGCGATCGCCAGCCCCACCAACATCGCCGCCGTGGCGACCTTCAGGGTCGACATGGAAGGGCGCGGCGGGCGCTTCTCGATCATGCTGCCCTATGCGACGATCGAGCCGGTGCGCGAGAAGCTGCTCGAACGCTTCATGGGCGAGAAGTTCGGTCGCGACCGGATCTGGGCCGAGCACATGGCCAACGAGCTGTTCAACACCGAGGTGACGCTCGACGTCGTGCTCGGTGAGAAGGCGATGTCGGTGCGCGACCTCATGAACCTCGAGGTCGGCCAGACCATCGCCCTGGGCACGAGCCCGGAAAACTCCCTTCAGGTCCAGTGCGCCGGTGTGCCGCTGGGCCGGGCGCATATCGGTCAGCGCTCGAACAACATCGCCATCAGTCTCTCGACCGAGATCGCGAAAGGATACCCGAAATGA